The bacterium DNA segment CGCGCCGCCGCTCGGTGATGTCGTTGCCGTAGATGTTGACGTGCGGGCCGCCGGCGGACGCCGAGAACAGGATCTCGTACGTCCGCTCGCCGGCCTCGTAAACCTCGCGGACGGGCTCGGCCGTCGCCATGCATTCCCGAACCAATTCGCGTTCGCGCGCCGGCAGCCGGTCGCCGATCGCGACGCCCCAGTTTTTCAGGAGATAACCGGCCGCCTCATTTGCGTAGAGGACGCGCCCGGTCGGCTCGACGCGTAATACCGGCTGCGGGTTCTCGCTCGGAAACCGCGACAGGTCGCGCAGCGCGGCTTCGGCGATCATGCGCCGGCGGATATCGCGGGCGATCGAAACGATGATGGGGCCTTGCCGCGTATCCACGAGGCTCGCGCGGATCTCGACGGGGATATCGACGCCGCCGGCCGACCGGATCGAGCCCTCGGTCATGACCGGCGCCTCGAAGCTGCTGTTCGCGCCCAGGACCTTGTCCCAGCCCTCGCCAAAGACGGCGCCCGCGTTTTCGTTCGCGCGGCGCTCCAGGTCGTCCTTGTCGAGTTCAAGCAGGCGGCACGCCTCGGGATTCGCGTCCAAAAGGCCGCCGCCGAGTGCGTGGATGAACATGGGATCCGCCGCCTGCTCCCATAACGCGCGCAGGCGGGCGTCGCGGTCGGCGAGCGACTGTTCGGCCTCGCGCGCGCTGGTGCGCGTTTCGACGAACAGGACAATGCCGCCGACTTCGCCGGACGCGTCGCGCCAAGGGTGGATTTCCCAATCGACGAAATCGATACGGCCGTCGTCGTGGTAGTAGGGCTCGTTCTCGCCGCTCGCGGACGCGCCCGCGAGGCAGCGGCGGTGCACCTCGCGCGCCTTCTCCGGAATTTCGGGAAAGACATCGTAATGGAGCCGGCCGACGATGTCCTCGGCGGCAATCCCGAAGGTCGTGCACCAGCGGGCGCTGACCGCCACGTGGCGCATGTCGCGGTCAAATACCGTCAGGGCGACCGGAGCGCGGACAACGAGCGTGTGAAACAGACCGCGCGACTCCCGGCCGAACAGATCGGCGATCGCCGCGTATTGCGCGATCGGCGATTGCTCCGCCGGATCGACGATACGGACGCGTGGCGGTCGTTCGGTCGGCATGACGTTTCTGTTAGCCGGATCTGGCATCTCGCCGCTTGCCCCAGATGACGAAAAAACCGATTAGGCTACGAGATTCACAAAGTCGCAAGGGTTGCGTCCCCGCCGCCATTTCGGCACGCCCGGGCCTGTTGCACATTCAGCGCTCCGCACGTACCTTTTCCTTAAGCCGTATCGGCAGAAAACGAGATGGAGATTACCGGATGCGATTGATCAAAATCATTTCCCTTGTCGTCCTGGCCCTCGCGCTGGCGATCGCCGGCGCCTGCACGGGCGGCGGCGGCGACGATGACGACGATGACGACGCGGCGGGCGATGACGACGCGGTGGACGATGACGACGACGCGGATGACGACGACGGCGATGATGACGATGGCGACGATGACGCAGGCGACGATGACGACGACCTCGGCGACCTGACGGTTTCCGGGCTGTCGGCGCCGGCCTGCGCGGGCGAGGTGCCCTACGAACCCGAATCGGAGCCGTATGACATCGTCGATCTGGAGTGGGACGGTGAAACGCGGCAACTGCACGTGACGCGGCGAGACGTCGTGCTGTCGTGCGAGTTCGATCTGACCGTGACGGCCGAGGCCGACGGCGCGGATGTACGCATCACCGAAACCGACACGGCCTGGGACGGTTCGTGCCTGTGCGTCACGGACGTATCGTACACCGTGGAAGGCATCGACAGCGGCGGGACGCCCACGGTGGAAATCGTCAAGCGCCTGGGCGCGGCGAAGATCACGGCGGATTCCCTGATCGTGTCCATGGAACTTGACGCCTCGCCGGCGCGCCACAACCGCTACTTCGCGCCGATGATGGATCTGCTCCTGCCGCAGGGCGATCAGCCGTATGCCCCGGGCGAGTCGTTCCAGCTCCGCTCCGCGCCCTGCTACTTATATGAAGACGATTCGGTGCAGATGTCGTATCGCGTGGACGATTCGGCCGAGCGCGACGGCGGTGGCATTGTCTTTTTCACCTTCCTGCACCGGCAGGATCTCGACAGCGACGCCGAGCCGGATCCCCTGTGCCCGACGCGATTTTTCGACATGACGATCCCGGTTCCCGGTACGTTCACGTTCGTCGCCAACTCGTGGAACGTGCCCGAGCAGTTGTGGGAAGTGATCGTCAACGTGGACGCGGCCCAGGTCACCTCGCCGAGGTAGGGCGGATTGCTGAAAGCTGATTGCTGATGGCTGATTGCTGATGGCCGATTGCTGATCGCTAGGGAACCGCTACACACCCATCCCCGCAAAGAAAAGATATTTGCCGCCGAACAGGCCTTTTTCCCGTTTCAGGAAGAATCGCTCCGTTCCGCTGGAGCGGATCTGTTGCCCGCCGCGCTCTTGCACGATCTCGTATTCCTGCACCACGTCGGCGATGTCGCCGTCGTTCTGAAACGTGATGTGGCGGTTGTGCGTGCGCAGCAGGATGCGATCGTTCGCGGAAAACCGCTTGGCGATGTTCGACTGTACGGTCTCGACGCTTTCGGTCTTGTATTGATATTCCGGGTGAAACAACGCCGCGTACGACTCGACGTCTTTGTCCTTTAAAGCCTGTTCACGCGCGTTCAGGGTTTGCTCGACAAGCCAGACGGGGTCGCGCTCGCAGCCGGCGAATAAAAGGACGGCAAGAAGCGGGAATGCGAATCTAAGGGATCCGGGCAAGGACATCCGTGGCCCGTTTCCCGAACTTGTGATCCGGGAATTTGTCGGCGAGCAGTTCGAGATACCGGCGCGCCTCGGCCGGCTCCTCGAGATCGACAAGGCTCACCCCGGCAAAATAAAGCGCCTCGGGGTAATATTTCGTGTCCGGATAATCGCGAACCACGACCAGGTAGCGCTGCAGCGCCGCGTACGGTTCGTTCTCGCGGCGATAGAACCGCCCGACATAACGCTCGCGCGCGGCCAGATCCTCGCGCACCTCGGCCAGTTTTTCGCGCGCGTCGCCGGCCTCGGCGTAATCCGGATATTGCGTGACCACGCGCGAGAGCGCCGATTCCGCGGCCCAGGTTTCGTCCTGGTCGCGGTCGATCGCGCGCTTTTCCTTGTAGTGCGATACGCCCATGTGATGCACGGCGTGCGCAACGGATTCGTTGGTCGGATGCTTGTCGACAAAGTCTTCGTACGCGACGGCGGCCTCGGCCCAGCGCTTGCGCCGGAAATACGAGTCCGCGATGCGCAGTTCCGCCTGCGTCACGTAGATCGAAAACGGGTACAGGTCGATGAGGGCCTCGTAGGCCTTGATCGCGTCGTTGTAGTCCTTGTCCGCGAACTCGGTCTCGCCGTATTCGTACACCTCGCGGGGGGACATTTCCTCGAACTTCGGCCCGCAGGCGGAAGCCAGGATGACGGCGCAAACGACGGGGGCAAGACGGCCAAAACGCATCGCGCGGCACTATAGAACGCGTCCGGAAGCTGTCAACGCGATACGCGCCCTGAAAACGAATCGGGCGCCGGAGGAATCCGGCGCCCGCGTTCGCGGCGATCCGGCAAGCGCCGGACGCACTCGACTCGATGCAACTACTCGGACTTGCCGCCGGGCCGACGGATCGTCTTGGGGGGGCGATTGCCGCCGATGCCGCCTTCGCGGCCGGGCAGGCTGACAAGGCCGTACGCGGGGCTGACGATCTGGTTGCGCTTCTTGAGAATCTGTAGCGCGTTGCGAACCGACGAGATCGGGCTCTTGGAGGTGCCCGCCGCGTTGCGTTTCTTGAGCTCGTCGAGGATCTCGTGCGCGGACATCGGACGGCTCTCGGAGTCCAGGATCTCGAGGATCGCGGCGGTCATGGTAAAGCCGCGGCGGGAGCGCTCACCCGCCTTGCGTTCGATCATCGGACGAACGTCGGCCTTGCCTTCCCACACCAAAAGTAAATCCTGCCGTTTCTTGATGTCGCGACGAACTTCCGAGATTTGCTTGTCGAGGTCGGTCTTTTGCGATTCGAGTTCACGAATGCGCGAAAGGAGACCATCAACCTCACGCTGCACCGATGCAAGGATGTCACCCGTGTTGCCGGCCATGATTCAGAATTCCTCCGAAGGTTATTATTCCGCGTCGTCTCAGGATCGCGGATGGGGGTCAGGGTCTCGCAAGGCTCACTTATACCAAGATTCTTTCCCTTGTCAACCGAATTGATTTCGTCGGCGCTTGGACACAAAAAAAGCATGAAGGTTCAGGCGGAGCCGACCCGCCACGAAACCGTGTTCGATACGCCCCCTTTTCACAACGCCGGTCGACTCCTCCGAAAATTCAATCGGGGCGCGAAACGGTCGGCCATCTTGTCCGCGCATAAAATCGATTTCATACAAGCAAACCGTTCAAAATTCCGCGATTTGAATAGTTATCTTAATGTTTGGAGTGCCCCTTTCCGCCGGGGCTCCGGAAATTCAAAGCGGACATCGCTATTAAGTTTTCCTCAGCAAAAACGCATCGATACGCTCCTGACACATTCCCCGTCCTTGTTCACAAACCACGCGCATGCCCAACATTTAATTCGGTTTCCATTGGCGATGGGGCTCACGCGCACGGATTTCATAAATTCAAATGGCCTCCATTCACGGTCCCTCGCCCTTCAAGAATTCCGTACAACGGTCATCAAGGCGACCGGGCAAGGCGGCTCAAGCTTGCCTCGTCCGACAATTTGAATAATACGCCGCGCCATAACGCACCGTTACCGATAGGATAAAAAACATTCGCTTGCCGCGTCCGCTGGCCCTCGTGCCGGCCGGGCCTTCCGCAAGCCGCGCGACCGCGATATGATCCGCGCCCGCCTCATCCTGGACGCCATGAAGCGCACCATCACGCCCACGACCTTCTTCCTGATTTCGCTAGGCGTTCTGCTTTGGGGATGGCGCGCCCTGCCGTGGACCGGGCCGGTCGATGACGCCTTCATCACGATGACCTACGCGCGCCATCTCGCCGAGGGCGATGGCCTTGTTTTCAATCCCGGCGAACGCGTCGAGGGCGCTACCGCCTTCGGGCACGTCCTGTTGTTGGCGCCGTTCGCGGCCGCCGGCATCGATCGCCTCGACCTTGTCTCCGTCGTCCTTGGCATCCTCGCCTGGGCGGCCGCGCTCGCGATCGGATACGCGCTCTTTTTGAGCGATCGCCGCGAGACGGGAGCCGCCGTCGCGGTCGGTCCGTTCGAGTTCCTCTTTCTCGCGTTTCTCGTCATCGGCCCGATGGGGCTCGTGTGGTCCACCGCCGCGATGGAGACGCCGCTTGTCGCGCTGGCGTGGATGGCGGCGCTTTTCGCGCACGCGCGCGAGCACGAGCGCGGCGCACCGCCCTTCCTGTCCGCGCTGTGCGTTGTCGCGGCGGGGCTGCTTCGCCCCGACGGCATCCTCGTCGCCATACCGCTTGGACTTTCCTGGCTGCTGCCGATCGCACGCGCCCGATGGCGGCAGGCGATCGTCTATTCCGCAATCGTGATCGCGCTGTTTGGCGGCTACTGGCTGTGGCGCTGGAGCTACTTCGGCTATTTCACGCCCAACACCTTCGCCGCCAAGGTCGGCACGTTCTCCGGCCCGCTCGCCCTCAAGGGAATCGGCTACCTCATCGGCGCGGGCATGGCGCTCGTGTTCCCGCCGATCTTCCTGATGTTGCTGTTCACGCGCCGGCGCGAAATCTGGCCGCGCCTGCCGCGCTGGTTTTTCGTGGCGATCGGACAGGTATTCGTGACGAGCGCGTTCGCGATTTTCGTCGGCGGCGATTTTTTTCCGTATCACCGGTTTCTCGTGCCCTCGCTGATCCCCGGAACGCTCGCCGCGTGGAAGCTGTTTCGCGTGCGCCTTTGCGCGCGGCGCGAGCGCCTTTCACGCCCGCCCGCCGCGCCGGCGACAGCCCGCACATGGATCGGCGTCGCGTCGCTTCTGCTTTTCTGGTGGGCCTGGGCGACCGGAAGCCTTCTTCTCGACTTCTACAAGGCCCGCATGCTGGTGAACTGGACGCGTGACTGGACGACGGTCGGCCGCGCGCTTGAGGAAATCACGCCGCCGGACGCGGCGCTTGCGACCGTGCCGATCGGCGCGATCGGCTACCACAGCCGCCGGCGCGTGCTCGACATGGTCGGCCTGACCGATCTGCACATCGGCCGGCGCGAGCAACGCACCGGCGCGCGCATCGTGGGCCACGAAAAGCACGACACGGCGTACGTCCTGGATCGCGCGCCGGAGCTGATCCTCACCTGGCCGGTGCTTTTCGACGGATTCCCCAAGGAGGATTCCGACTGGGTTTACGCCCACACCATCGCAACCGCGCAGCGCGACATCTATCTGTCGCCGCGCACGTTCAAGCTCTACGCCCCGATCTTCACGAACATCGGGGACGGCATCCTGCTTGGCCTTCTGCGCCGCGATCTCGTCAACGACGCCCGGTGGCGCGCGTTCAAGCCGCTTCCCGCGATGCTCGAGCGGCGCTATTTCGATCCCGAGCGTTTTCGATTCATCCGCCGGCCCTCCTGGAACGAGGCGTTCTCGAAAATGAAGAACAAGACGCACGGCGGCGAGGACCTCTGGAAGTAGGACGATCCGGGATGGCGAAACCCGCGCGACGCCTTATAATGTCGGGGTTTCCACAAACCGTTTCGGGCGGCGAACCGCGCATGGAAGCGCGGCGCGGCAAAACCGCCCCGAGGTCCATTTGCTGCACGATTGGGTCATCGCGAAGGACTGCGGATACGAAATCGTCCGCGACGGCGAACGCATCCGGTTCTTGAACCGCGACGTGCTCGGCTACGAAACGGCCGGATGGACGTTTCTACTGGTCGCGGGTCTTTGCCTCGGCGGCGCGGGATATCTCTGGTTCACCACGCCGCCCGACCGCGATCTTCGCCTGGCGCTGGCCGCGCCGATCGCCGTCGGCGCGCTGTTCGCGCTGATGGGCGCCTGGTGTCTCATCCTCGTGTCGCAACGCAAGCGCGTCGACACCGACGCCGCGCCGTGCATTCTCATCGCCGATACCGAACGGAACTTTCTCGCCCTGGCCGACGGCGGCCGCGTTTCCCGCCTGGCCGACGTGCGTATCGCCGTGCGGCGAACGATGTCCGGTTTCAACCGGCCCGGCTCCTACGGCGGGGCGCGCTACGGCGTCTGGCTGATGTGGCCAGGCGGCGCGGCGTGCGTGCTGCGCGCGAAGTTCAAGCAGGAGTGCAAGCGCGTGCAGCGCGCGCTCTGGCTTGCGGGCGTGGGCAACGAATAACGTGCGTCGACGCCTGGCGCCCCCGTCGCCTTTGGCGCGTTGTCACCCTGAGCGAAGCGAAGGGTCTCCGTGATCTTACAGCGAGATCCTTCGCTTCGCTCAGGATGACAACCGCAGGATGACAACCACGAATCACCCCGTATACACGTCCTTCACGTATTTCTTCGCCGCGTCGCGCCATGCAAAACGCGCCGCACGGGCGTTCTCGACGATCGTCTTCCACGCCTCGGGTTCCTCGAACGACATCCGCAGTGCGCGCGTCAGGCCGCCGACGAATCCCTCGACCTTTTCCTCGATCGTCGCGCCGTCGAACGCAAATCCGTTGACGCCATCTTTCACCGTGTCCGCCAGTCCGCCGACCTCGTGCACGAGCGGAGGCTGCCCGTGACGCATCGCGATCATCTGCGCAATGCCGCACGGTTCGTACAGGCTCGGCATGAGAAACAGGTCGCCGCCCGCGTAGAGCGCCGCGGCGCCGTCGTCGCTGCGCCCCTGGAGGAACAGGAAGTTGGGATAGCTGTCCATGAGGTCGCCGAGCATGCGGCAAAGGAGCGGCAGCCCGTCGCCGACCAGGACGAACACGCCGTTCGCCGCGGCGAGCGTGTCGAGGATGCGTTCCCCGGCGGTCGCGTCGCCCATGCCGCGCTCGAAGAACAGGCGCGTCTTTTGGTCGGCGACGCGCGTCACCAGCGTGGCGACAAATCGCGGCGACAGCTCGCGCCACTCGCGCAGGCGTCGCAGCGAAGACGGCAGCGTTTCGGGGATGACGGGCGAATCCGCCATCCGCGCCGCCTCGCGCTCAAGCGCGTCGCGAATCTCGGCGAACGACAGCTTTTGTTCTGACCTCGGCGCGGCGTCGTAGCCGTTCAGGATGCCGACCAAGCGCTTGTCGCGCATCGCTTCTCCGATCAGATCCTCGAGCCCCTCCCCTCCGAACACGCCGGCATCCGCGTCCGACGGCCGGGTGATTTCCCGTGCGTAGGTCGGCGAGACCGTCGTTACGATGTCGGATAGCGCGATGCCCGCGGCCATCGGGTTGAAACACGGAGGCTGGTAGCGTCCATCCACGAAGCGGCGATAGATGAGGTCGCGCGTCGCGGCGTCGGCGAACAGCGACGGATACCAGCTCGACAGCGAGCTGGCCGCGTGCTCCACGGGCCGCGTGCCCTGGATGCCGAGGTTGTGGATGGTGAACACCGTGCGCAGGCGCTGCAAGTCCGCGTATTGCGGATCGAGCTCGCGAAGAAGCGCGACAAACGCCGCGTGCCAGTCGTGCAGGTGGATCACATCCACGTCACGCACCGTCTCGTGCGCGGAGGCGACAAGGCTCGCGACCGCGGCGGAGAACATCGCGAACTTCGCGGCGTCGGTGGAAAACGGCTCCCACGGATCGTGCACATAGATGGGATTGCCGCGGATCCAGATGTTCTCGACGACCAGGTGTTGCACGCCCTCGACCTCGCGCGTCGGGCGGACGCGGAACACGTCGGCGCTTTCCACGCGGCTCGCGAACGGGAAGTTGACCTGATAGACGCCCATCACCTCGTTGTCGGCGTGCAAATAGCCGTAAGCGGGCGTGATGACGGTGACCTTCAACCCTTCCTCAACGAGCGCGCCGGGTAGATCGCGGATGACGTCCGCGATCCCGCCGACCGATCCGCCGCGCAGCGCGCCGTTTTCAGACGCGACCATCAGCACGTGTTTGGGCGCCCTTTTCGCGCCGCGGGCGCGGGGTATACGGGGTGTCGCCCGAACGCGCGGCTCGGGCGCGGGCTTTTTCGGCGCGCGGGAGGGCGCCCGGCGCGCCTTGGCCGGCGCGCTTTCCCCGGGGAGCCTTGTCCCCGTCGCGATCCGCTCCTCGCGATCCGCCTTGAGCGCGGCCGGGGTCGGCGGCGGCGCGACCGCGACATGTTCGATCATCGGCTCCGCCGCCTTGGTTTTCGCCGGCTTGGCCGCGCGTTTTTTGGGCGCGGGCTTCGCCTTGTCGGACTTGCCGGCCGGCGGCGGCGCGACCGCGATATGTTCGATTGTCGGCGCGGCGATTTTGTCATTTGCCGGTTTCGCCGCGCGCTTCCTGGGCGCGAGTTTCGTCTCGTCGAGCGTGGCGACCGGCGTTACCGGCGATTCTTCCACGTTCGACCCGGCGGAAAACGGCGCTTTCGGCGCGTCCCGCCTGGCGGGATCGCGCGGATCATCGGAGCGTGCCATAA contains these protein-coding regions:
- the bamD gene encoding outer membrane protein assembly factor BamD; this translates as MRFGRLAPVVCAVILASACGPKFEEMSPREVYEYGETEFADKDYNDAIKAYEALIDLYPFSIYVTQAELRIADSYFRRKRWAEAAVAYEDFVDKHPTNESVAHAVHHMGVSHYKEKRAIDRDQDETWAAESALSRVVTQYPDYAEAGDAREKLAEVREDLAARERYVGRFYRRENEPYAALQRYLVVVRDYPDTKYYPEALYFAGVSLVDLEEPAEARRYLELLADKFPDHKFGKRATDVLARIP
- a CDS encoding glycogen/starch synthase, which encodes MARSDDPRDPARRDAPKAPFSAGSNVEESPVTPVATLDETKLAPRKRAAKPANDKIAAPTIEHIAVAPPPAGKSDKAKPAPKKRAAKPAKTKAAEPMIEHVAVAPPPTPAALKADREERIATGTRLPGESAPAKARRAPSRAPKKPAPEPRVRATPRIPRARGAKRAPKHVLMVASENGALRGGSVGGIADVIRDLPGALVEEGLKVTVITPAYGYLHADNEVMGVYQVNFPFASRVESADVFRVRPTREVEGVQHLVVENIWIRGNPIYVHDPWEPFSTDAAKFAMFSAAVASLVASAHETVRDVDVIHLHDWHAAFVALLRELDPQYADLQRLRTVFTIHNLGIQGTRPVEHAASSLSSWYPSLFADAATRDLIYRRFVDGRYQPPCFNPMAAGIALSDIVTTVSPTYAREITRPSDADAGVFGGEGLEDLIGEAMRDKRLVGILNGYDAAPRSEQKLSFAEIRDALEREAARMADSPVIPETLPSSLRRLREWRELSPRFVATLVTRVADQKTRLFFERGMGDATAGERILDTLAAANGVFVLVGDGLPLLCRMLGDLMDSYPNFLFLQGRSDDGAAALYAGGDLFLMPSLYEPCGIAQMIAMRHGQPPLVHEVGGLADTVKDGVNGFAFDGATIEEKVEGFVGGLTRALRMSFEEPEAWKTIVENARAARFAWRDAAKKYVKDVYTG